The Flavobacterium jumunjinense genome includes a region encoding these proteins:
- a CDS encoding HNH endonuclease: MKCIFCDNKNDAKSIEHIVPESFGNNFYTLPKGAVCDDCNSRFSTFEGKALTNSVFAMERARLGVVTKKGKNSKGKVNELIIEGDKNFRKTYLTIKGIDQNNSRNYDSEKRTIQVVVPAFDKSEVATSKLLLSIGLESIYKSQNKIFSKYDFTDMKNYLTTKENQDWPFTTSEYEIGKFKSVPTFYDKYRLKKAHCKLTILEFDDDTLIFQFDFGGISMMINLLNRKLDWFKELIKKDKQAQIYPEHYRTKLGIKEV, from the coding sequence ATGAAATGTATTTTTTGCGATAATAAAAATGATGCCAAATCTATTGAGCATATTGTTCCGGAGTCTTTCGGAAATAACTTCTACACTCTTCCAAAAGGAGCAGTTTGTGATGACTGTAATAGTAGATTTTCAACTTTTGAAGGAAAGGCTTTAACGAATTCTGTTTTTGCAATGGAAAGAGCTCGTCTTGGAGTTGTAACTAAAAAAGGTAAGAATTCAAAAGGAAAAGTAAACGAACTTATTATTGAAGGAGATAAAAACTTTAGAAAAACATATTTGACAATTAAGGGAATTGACCAAAACAATTCTAGAAATTACGATTCTGAAAAAAGAACAATTCAAGTAGTAGTTCCTGCATTTGACAAAAGTGAAGTAGCAACTTCAAAGTTGCTTTTAAGTATTGGTTTAGAATCGATTTACAAATCACAAAATAAAATTTTTAGCAAATACGATTTTACGGACATGAAAAACTATTTGACTACAAAAGAAAATCAAGATTGGCCTTTTACAACGAGTGAATATGAAATCGGAAAATTTAAAAGTGTTCCGACTTTCTATGACAAGTATAGATTAAAAAAGGCGCATTGTAAACTTACGATTTTGGAATTTGACGATGACACTCTTATTTTTCAATTTGATTTTGGAGGAATATCAATGATGATTAACTTACTAAATAGAAAATTAGATTGGTTTAAGGAATTAATTAAAAAAGATAAACAAGCACAAATTTACCCTGAACATTACAGAACAAAACTCGGAATAAAAGAGGTTTAG